The nucleotide sequence ATCCGCGCTCAACCTGATCGACCGCTACCACCGGCTCGCCCAGGCCGGCGAGATGACCGAGGCCGCGGCACGTGCGGCGGCCTATGCCGATGTCACGGCGATGCAACACGGCAGGGACGGCTACTTCTTCGTCTACGACCGGGCCGTCACCGTGGTCGCCCATGCCGACAAGGCGCTGCTCGGGCGCGACTTCAGCGCTCTCAAGGATACGACGGGCTTCGGCTTCATCGCCGACGTGCTGCCGCGCGCCGTCCGCGACGGCGTGGCCTCGGTGGTGTACACGTGGAAGCGCACGCCGGACGCCGAGGCGACGGCCAAGCTCGCCGTCTTCCGGTTCCATGCGCCCTGGGGCCTCTACGTCGCCACCGGCGTCCACATCGACGATTTGAAGGCGACGCTCTGGGAGCAGATCCGGCGGCTCGGCATGATCGCGCTGGGCATCCTCCTCGTCCTCGGCGCGATTTCCTGGGCGATCATCCGCTCGATCGTGCGTCCGATGAACGCCCTGCGGGCGACGATGGGCCGGCTGGCACAGGGGCGCACCGAGATCGACCTGCCCGAGACGCAGCGGCACGACGAGGTCGGCGCGATGGCCCGCGCCGTGGCGGTCTTCCGCGACAACGCGATCGAGCGCGAGCGGCTGCAGGGGGCGCAGGACGCGGATCAGGCGCTGAAGATGCAGCGGGCCGAGCGCCTCAACAGTCTGATCCAGGGCTTCGAGGGCACGATCACCGGTATCGTCACCACCATTGGCGGAGCGGCCGCGCAGCTTCAATCGACCGCACAAGGCCTCGCCGGCACCGCCAATCAGACGTCCAGCCAATCGACCGCCGTGGCGACCGCGGCCGAGGAAGCGACTGCGAACGTCAACACCGTGGCGGCTGCGGCCGAGGAACTGGGCACCTCCGTTCAGGAGATCGGGCGGCAGGTCGACGGCTCGGCCGCCTTGGCCCGGACCGCCGTGGAGGAGGCGGACCAGACCGGCCTGCTCGTCCACGAGCTGAGCGAGGCCGCCGCCCGGATCGGCGACGTCGTCGCGCTGATCTCGCAGATCGCCGGCCAGACCAACCTCCTGGCGCTCAACGCGACCATCGAGGCGGCCCGCGCCGGTGAGGCGGGACGCGGCTTCGCGGTGGTCGCGGCGGAAGTGAAGGAACTGGCGAGCCAGACCGCGCGGGCAACCGACGAGATCTCGGGCCAGATCGCCCGCATCCAGCGCTCGACCGGGGCGGCGGTCGGCGCGATCGGCGGGATCGCCGGACGCATCCGCGAGATCAGCGGCGTCTCGACCTCGATCGCTGCGGCCGTCGAGGAGCAGAGCGCGGCGACCCAGGAAATCGTGCGCAACGTGGCTCAGGCCGCCACCGGCACGGGCGAGGTGACCAGCAACATCACCGGCGTCGCCCGCGCTTCCGAGGAGACCGGCACCGCGGCGAGTCAGGTTCTGGGCGCGGCCTCCGAGCTGTCGCGCCAGTCGGAGCACCTGCGGGCCGAGGTCGGCCGCTTCCTCACGACCGTGCAGGCCGCCTGAGCGGCACCGGGCGGGCGGCTCGCGCCGGGGGCGCCGCCGATCTCAGGCCTGCCCCTCGATGGCGCGCAGGACGGCGACCAGTTGGTCGGCCTGCGGGCGCGTCAGCCCGGTGCTGATGATCGTGCCGTTCCGGCAGATCGAGCAGGTGCCGTCCTCGGCGACCCGTATCTTGATCGAAGCCATGATATCCATCCGGGAGCCGGCGCGGCTCCCATCCCGTCGAAGCTTAACCGTTCATGAAGGACCCGCAACCCCGCGCGTCCCGCCATCCACGGAAGCGGCGTGACGTAGGGATCGGCGGACGCGCCGTCACTGCGACAAAATGGACGGGGAACCGTGCGCTTGCGCCGGAAGCGCGGACGACGGCCGCCCCTCTCGGAACGGCCGCCGGCCCGCCTTCGGAGAGGTGCGGTCAGACCGCCTTCTTCTCCAGCCGCTCCTCGATCACGTGGCTGTCGAGGCCCGGCGCGACCAGCGGCGGCTCGGGCGGCACCGGCCCGGGCCCCTTGGTCAGCGCGCTCGACAGGCGCGAGCGCTCGAACAGCAGCACCACGACGATCGCCACCGCAAACGGAATCAGCAGGTAGAACAGGCGGAAGATCAGTACGGCGGCCAGGACCGGTGCCTTCTCGGCGTCGGTCTGGAGCTGCATCGCGGTGAAGAACACGAGTTCGAACACGCCGAGGCCGCCGGGGGCGTGCGAGGCCAGAGCCACCGAGAACGAGGCGAGGAAGATGCCGAGCACCGCGATGAAGCCGGGGTTGAGGGCGTCGGGCAGGGCGAAGTAGATGATGCCGGCCGCGCCGAGCAGTTCCAGCGGCGCGGCGATGAGCTGGCGCACCATGATGCCGGGGCGCGGATACTCGATCTTGAAGTTGCGGATGGTCAGCGGACGGAAGCGCAGCACCGAGCCGATCACGTAGAGCGCGACGAAGGCGAGCAGGCCGAAGCCGACCAGCCGGGAGGTGGCGGGGTTGGTCAGCGCCGCGGGCAGCAGGTTGTCGAGCCGCGCCAGCAGGCCCGGATCGTAGACCAGCACGAAGCCGCCGAGCAGGATCGTGCCGAGCCCGAAGGTGAAGGAGCACAGGGCCACCAGCACCGCGACCTGCGCCGCCGACAGCCCCTTCGAGGTGTAGGCGCGGTAGCGCACCAGGGCGCCGGAGAAGACCGAGGCGCCGATGTTGTGCGACAGCGCGTAGGTCGTGAACGAGCACAGCGACACGAACGGCCACGAGATGTGGCGCACGCCCAGATGCAGCAGCGCGATCCGGTCGTACCAGGCGAGCGCGGCGTAGGCGATCAGGGTCGAGACGGCGGCGAGCAGGAAGTGGTGAAGCGGGATGGCGGCGAAGGCCGCCTCGATGCTCGCCCAGGACAGGGTCTTCAGCTCGCCCCAGAGCAGGTAGCAGGATACCGCCACCGCCGCGAGGCCGATCAGGCCCCAGATGATTTCGCTGACTTTCTTCATGAGCACCGGCCGCCTCTGTCGGGACCGGCCTCTCCTGCGTCACGGCCGCGCGCATCGCAAGCGGAACCGGAGTGACCGTCTCGATGCGGCGGGCTCTTGCCGCCCGATCGTGACGGTTTCATGCCGGATGTGGCAGCGCGTTCCTCATCGTCGAGACAAAACTCCCGATGACGGGGCTGCGCACAGGGCGAGCGTCATAGGAGCGCGACCGCAAGCCCTGCCCCATCGATCCTCGGGGACTATCGCGGCCTCGCATTTTGCAGGCGCGCCGACGCCGCTTTCAACAGCTCCGCTCAATCATCGGGTGGATTGCCGTCGTCGAGCATGCCCCTGAAGACGCGATAGGCGTCGGTCTTCGAGCCGTAGGTCCGCAACGTCGTCTCGTCATTCACCCAGGCGAAGACGAGCACCTTGGCCCTGCCGTCGTAGCGGAAGAACAGGCGGAAGCGGCCGTTGCCGAACTTGGCGCGGAACCAGTGCTTCCGCGCTTCCCCCAAGGTGCTGCCTTGGCGGTACTCGGGTCGGGCGGGATGTCCCGGCACCGTCTCGAAGATCAATTTGCGCAAAGCCGCGAGCAGCTTCGCGTTGGCTGCGCTGCCGTAACCGACCGGATCCTTGACCCTGGCCTTCTCGACCACCGCCGTGAGCTTTTCGAGCTGATCGAGCAACAGGGGGTGAGCGAAGATCGTCCAGCCGTCGACGACGAGCATCGGTCAGAGCGCGACCGGGCCGTCGATCGCCTCGTTCGGATCGACCTCGATCCCCGAGGCGAGCGCCGTCATGCGTTCGACGAGGCTTGCGGGAAAGGCGACGATGCTCTCGCGCGGGTTGCGCTGCATGTCGCTGGCGAGGAAGTCGAGGAAATGCGCGATGACCGGATCCGCTTCCTCCTCGACACGGACGAGGCTCACGCCCCGCTCGTCCACGAGATAGGCGATCTCCCCTCCGTAGCTCACGCCGAGCGCTTGGCGGACGGATTTCGGGATCGTGGTCTGACCCTTCGCCGTGATCTTGCTGCGCTCGCCGAGTCGAGCCGTCATCGCAGCCTCCCGTGCCGAATGTAAGGAATACTCCTTACCGAAACGTGCTCCAAGGCACAACGGCGAAAGCCGGGTGCCGAAACAGCCCGGCTTTGATCAGCGCCGAATGCAGACCTCTACCGTGAAATCCGCCTCGGACCCGTGTCCGCCGGGTCGCCGCCCTCACGCCCGGGCGCGCAGACCGATCGCGTCCATCTCGGCCTGCTCGCGGGCGGCCTCGGCCGCGCGCTCGGCGGAACGCTCGCGATCCTCCAGGATCTCGACCTTCTTCAATTCCTCGAACGCCTCGCCCAGCTCGGCCTTCGCCTCGGCGAGCTGACCCTCCAGGGCGGCGGCCGACTGGCGCATGTTGTCCCGGCGGCCGGTCGCGGCGCGGGCATAGGTCGGGTAGGCGAAGTGGCCGGGATCGGAGATGCCGGCGCGGGCCTCCTCCTGGGCGACCTCGCGGTCGAGCTCGGCCGCCATGCGGTTGAAGTCGGCCATCATCATCTCGATCTGGGCCACCCGGCGACGCTTCTCGTCCACCTGGAACCGACGCAGCCGGATCAGCGTGTCACGCGATTTCATGTCGGGCCATCCACTCCACGCTACGCTGGCACGCGGCTCGAGTTGCGCGGGCGTCCTTCCGGACCGTCGCCCCGACGCGTTTCGAAGTCGCTTCACCCGCCGCCGACGATGGCGGCCAACCGGGCGTAACCCTCGCCGATGGAGGTTGCTTCTTCCTTACCCTGCCCCAGAAAAGCCGTCAGATCGGGCATCAAGGCCACCGCCTCGTCGACTTCCGGCGACGAACCGGCGCGGTAGGCGCCGAGCCGGATCAACTCCTCCATGTCGGCATAGGTCGCGAGCACCTTTCGCGCACGCCGGACGGTGGGAAGGTGGCCCGGGTCGCAGGCCCGCGGCATGGTGCGCGAGACCGAGCGCAGCACGTTGATCGCCGGATAGCGCCCGGCTTCCGCGATGCGCCGCTCCATGACGATGTGGCCGTCGAGGATGCCGCGCACCGCGTCCGCCACCGGCTCGTTGTGGTCGTCGCCCTCCACCAGCACCGTGAACAGGCCGGAGATCGCCCCCTTCCCCGTGCCGGGCCCCGCCCTCTCCAGAAGGCGCGGCAACTCGGAGAAGACGGTCGGCGTGTAGCCCTTGGCGGTGGGCGGCTCGCCCCCGGCCAAGCCGATGTCGCGCTGGGCCATGGCGAAGCGGGTGATCGAGTCGATCATGCACAGCACCTGTGCGCCCTGATCGCGAAAATACTCGGCGACCGCCAGCGTCACGTAGGCCGCGTTGCGGCGCATCAGCACCGGCTCGTCGGAGGTCGCCACGACCACGACCGAGCGGGCGAGCCCCGCTGCGCCGAGATCGTCCTGGAGGAATTCCTGCACCTCGCGGCCGCGCTCGCCCACGAGGCCGATCACCGCCACGTCCGCGGCGGTGTAGCGGGCGAGCATGGAGAGCAGCACCGACTTGCCGACCCCGGAGCCGGCGAAGATGCCCATGCGCTGCCCGCGGCACATGGTGAGAAAGGTGTTGATGCAGCGCACCCCGAGATCGAGCGGCGGCCCGACCCGCTTGCGCCCGTGCGCGGGCGGCGGATCGGCCCGCAAGGGATAGATCGCCGGCCCCTGCACCAGGGGGCCGAGCCCGTCGATGGGGCGCCCGAGGGCATCGACGGTCCGCCCGAGCCAAGCGGCGGAGGGGCGGATCGCGCCGGCCGCCTCGTCGCGCACCAGGGCCGGGCAGCCGCGGCGCACGCCCTCCAGCGAGCCGAACGGCATGGCGAGCGCGCGGTCGCCGGCAAAGCCGATCACCTCGCAGGGGACCGTCGCGGAGGCCGGCCCGCCGCGCGCCTCGACCACCACGTCGATGCGCCCGCCGAGCCGCATGGCGGCGATGGGGCCGGCGACCTCGACCAGCAGGCCGCGGATCGCCGTCACCCGGCCGAAGGTCTCCAGCGTCTCGACGGTCGAGAGCGTGGCGAGCGCCGCCGCCAGCCCTCCGGAGCCGGGTTCCTGCGTCATGCGTCCGATTCCGTTAACCGCGGCCCCGCCACCGAACCGGCCGATGTCTTAACATCGCGGGGCCCGCCGCCAAGTCTCCCCCCGCCAAGTCTCCCCTGCCGCTCCGGCGCGGTCACCGACCGGGGCATGGAAAAAAAAGATCGGCGACGAATGACCGCCGTCTCCTTTCCGCAACAGACTCGTCAACCTCAGGCGACAGAAGGGGTTAGCTCCGACGGCCGTCCCGCAGACCCGGAAATGCCGCGGCAGAGGGAGAACAGATCGCCAACAGGGACGAGAATCGGGGCCGGACTCGAAAGGGACGACGCTTGCAAGCGGGATTCGGCTTTTGTTAACGGTTAAGGAATAGCGTTTCGAAAGTGGGAATGAGGGAGCGTCCGCCGAGCCCATCGGCGGGCGACCGGCGGCGGCTTGTCTCAAGCGCCCCGAAACGGCCAGTCCGGGTGGGGATCACGATGCGCGTACTTCTGATCGAGGACGACAGCGCTACGGCGCAGAGCATCGAGTTGATGCTCAAATCCGAGAACTTCAACACCTATACGACCGACCTCGGCGAAGAAGGTGTCGATCTCGGCAAGCTCTACGACTACGACATCATCCTTCTCGACCTGAACCTGCCCGACATGTCGGGCTACGAGGTGCTGCGCTCCTTGCGCGTCGCCAAGGTGAAGACGCCGATCCTGATCCTGTCCGGCATGGCCGGCATCGAGGACAAGGTGAAGGGTCTCGGCTTCGGCGCCGACGATTACCTCACCAAGCCGTTCCACAAGGACGAGCTGGTGGCGCGCATCCACGCCATCGTGCGCCGCTCGAAGGGCCACGCCCAGTCGGTCATCACCACCGGCGACCTGATCGTGAACCTCGACCAGAAGACCGTCGAGGTCGCCGGTTCGCGGGTCCACCTCACCGGCAAGGAGTACCAGATGCTGGAACTCCTCTCGCTGCGGAAGGGCACGACGCTGACCAAGGAGATGTTCCTCAACCATCTCTACGGCGGCATGGACGAGCCGGAATTGAAGATCATCGACGTGTTCATCTGCAAGCTGCGCAAGAAGCTGGCGAACGCTTCCGAGGGCAAGAACTACATCGAGACCGTGTGGGGCCGCGGCTACGTGCTGCGCGAGCCGGTCGAGGGCGAGGACCGCATGGCGGTCTGACGCCGCGCGATTCAGAAAGGTTCGGCCCGGGCGTCCTCTCAGCCAGGCCGGGAGGGAAGACTGGGCGAGGAGATCGCCGGGGCTGCGCGAGGAGCAGAGGGGTCTCTCCCGCCCTCCCAACACCAACAAACAGGCGGATCGTCCGGAGTCGATGGCTGGCGCGATGCGCCGATCACCGCCCGCACCGACCGACGAACCCCGCTCCGGCGGGGTTCTTCCGTTCAGGGGCTCCGCTCGGCGGCCGACGATCCGGGGGGGACGAGCGCCTGGACGACGGCGCGGGCGGCCGTGGCGTCGTCAGCGGCGAGCGAGCGGATCGTCAGGAGATCGCCGTCGAACCGATCCTGCTGATCCATCTCACCGCCGACAGGCCGGTCAGGCGGCATTCCGGATTGCGTGCCCGTCAGAATCAACGTTCCTCAGCCTTCCGGCCGAGGCGGGCTACGCCGTCTCCTCGCGGAAATACGGCTCGACGGCCCCCTTCAGCTTGACCGTCATCGGGTTGCCGGTGCGGTCGAGCGTCTTGCCGGCGGAGAGACGCACCCAGCCCTCGCTGACGCAGTACTCCTCGACATTGGTCTTCTCGACGCCCTTGAAGCGCACGCCGACGCCGCGGGCGAGGACGGCCTCGTCGTAGAAGGGGCTGTTCGGGTTGACCGAGAGGCGATCGGGGAGCGTATCGGACATGAGTCGGGCGTTCCTGGCAAACGTGCCGGCCGGTTACGGCAATCGGGCCGGACGGGCAATGGCGCGGCCCCGGAGCCTTCGCGGCGTTGAGCGCGTGACAGCATCGGCCTATCGTGCTGACTCTGCCGTCAGGTTCGTGTCGTGCTGTCCAATGCCGTCCATCACCATCCGCAACGTTCCCGATGCGGTGCATCGCGCCCTACGCATCCGGGCGGCACAGCACGGGCGCAGCACCGAGGCCGAGATCCGCGCCATCCTCGAGCAGGCGGCCAAGCCCGAGGGCCGCATGAAGCTCGGATCTCTGCTGACGGCGATTGCCCGCGAAGCCGGAGGATTGACGGAAGCGGAATCGGATCAGTTCGACCGACTGCGCGACCGAACACCGCCCGAGCCGATGCGCTTCGAGTGACCGTCGCGATGATCGACTGAAATGATCGTCTTGGACACCAACGTCATTTCCGAACTGTGGAAGGTGGCGCCCCATCCCAACGTGCTGGCCTGGATTGATGCGCAGATCGTCGAGACGCTCTACCTCTCGGCCGTGACCGTCGCCGAACTTCGGCTCGGCATCGCGATGATGCCCGCCGGCAAACGGCAGATGACCTTTCGGGAGCGACTGGAGCGGGAAGTGCTGCCGGCTTTCGCAGGCCGTGTGCTTCGTTCGACTTTGATGCCACCGATCGCTACGCCGCGTTCATGGCGCAGGCCAAGGCAGCAGGGCGAGCCATCGGCCATGCGGACGGCTACATTGCCGCCGCGACCATACTCCGCGGGTTCACCGTGGCCACCCGCGACACCGCTCCGTTCGAGGCTGCGGGATTGGTCGTCATCAATCCCTGGACAATCGAGATTTCCTGAGGGCCGACATCGGCGCTTGGCCGGGATCAATCGTCCGACACGTCCTTGGCCGCCCGCACCGCCGCGATCAGCTCCTCCGCCCGCCCGCTCTGGAGCAACGGCACCCATCGCGTGACCGTCTCGTGAGAAAAGTCCCACCATGCCGTCTCGACGAGCGCCGCGGTCGTCGCCTCGTCGAAGCGGCGGTGCACGATCCGGGCCGGATTGCCGGCCACCACCGCGTAGGGCGGCACGTCCCGGGTCACGACGGCGCGGGCGGCGACGACCGCGCCGTGGCCGACGGTGACGCCCGACAGGATCATGCAGCCCGACCCCAGCCACACATCGTGCCCGATGCTCACGTCGCCGCGTGAGGCATGGTAATCCTGCGGTGCATCCGCCCCCGGCCACAATCCGGCCATGGCCGCGAAAGGATAGGTCGAGACCCAGTCGAGCCGGTGATCTCCGCCGAGCAGGATCTCGACCTTGTCGGCGATGGAACAATAGCGGCCGATCGTCAGGCGGCTGCCCGATTCGGGGAAGCGCACCTTCGGCCTTCCGTAAGAGTATGCCCCGATTGAGAATTTCCAGCGGCGGACGAGCTTTTCGAGATGCCGCCGCGTCTCGTTGTGCGGGTTGCGCCCCCGCCGCAGCCGTTGCAACAGATGCCTCAACAGCGCCCCCCGGAAGAAGAGGGTGCGGACGCGCATAAACGAGCGGAAGAGGACGGCATCGCCATGGCCGACAATATGTCCGAGGATCTGAAGTCCGGGGCGCTCGTCTATCACCGGCTGCCGAAACCCGGAAAGCTCGAAATCCAGGCCACCAAGCCGCTGGGCAACCAGCGCGACCTCGCGCTCGCCTACTCCCCCGGCGTCGCCGCCGCCTGCATGGCGATCCACGACGACCCGCAGGAGGCCGCGACCCTCACCATCCGCCAGAACCTCGTCGCCGTGCTCTCCAACGGCACCGCCGTGCTGGGCCTCGGCGACATCGGCCCGCTCGCCTCGAAGCCCGTGATGGAGGGCAAGGCGGTCCTGTTCAAGAAGTTCGCCGGCATCGACGTGTTCGACGTCGAGGTCGACGAGAAGGACGTCGACAGGCTCGTCGACGTCGTCTGCTCGCTGGAGCCGACCTTCGGCGGCATCAACCTCGAGGACATCAAGGCGCCCGAGTGCTTCGAGGTCGAGGAGCGCTGCCGCGAGCGGATGAACATCCCGGTCTTCCACGACGACCAGCACGGCACGGCGATCATCGTCGCAGCGGCCGTCCTCAACGGGCTGGAACTCGCCGGCAAGCAGCTCTCCGACGCCAAAATCGTCACCTCGGGCGCGGGCGCGGCGGCCCTCGCCTGCCTCAACCTGCTCGTCTCGCTGGGCGCCACCCGCGAAAACATCACGGTCACCGACATCAAGGGCGTGGTCCACAAGGGCCGGGCCGAGCTGATGGACCGCTGGAAGGACGTCTACGCGCAGGAGACCGAGGCGCGCACGCTGGCCGAGGTGATCCCCGGCGCCGACGTGTTCATCGGCCTCTCCGCGGGCGGGGTGCTCAAGCCCGAGTACCTGGAGAAGATGGCCGAGAAGCCGCTCATCATGGCGCTGGCCAACCCGTACCCCGAGATCATGCCGGACCTCGCCCAGGAGCGCCGGCCCGACGCGATGATCTGCACCGGGCGCTCGGACTTTCCGAACCAGGTCAACAACGTCCTGTGCTTCCCCTACATCTTCCGCGGCGCGCTCGATGTCGGCGCCCACGCGATCAACGAGGCGATGAAGAAGGCCGCGGTGAAGGCGATCGCGGCGCTCGCCCGCGAGGCGCCCTCCGACGTGGTGGCCCGCGCCTATGGCGGCGAGGCCCGGCCGTTCGGGCCCCATTCGCTGATCCCGAGCCCGTTCGACCCGCGCCTGATCCTGCGCATCGCCCCCGCCGTGGCCAAGGCGGCGATGGATTCGGGCGTCGCCGGCCGGCCGGTCGAGAACATCCAGGCCTACGCGGAATCGCTCGACCGCTTCGTGCACCGCTCCGGCTTCATCATGAAGCCGCTCTTCTCCAAGGCGAAGGACGACCCCAAGCGCGTCATCTACGCCGAGGGCGAGGACGAGCGGGTGCTGCGCGCCGCACAGGTGGTGGCCGAGGATCGCGTCGCCCGGCCGATCCTGGTCGGCCGTCCGCGGGTGATCGAGACCCGCATCAAGCGCTTCGGCCTCGACCTCAGGCCGGGCGAGCATTTCGACCTGATCGATCCCGAGGACGATCCGCGCTACCGCGCCTACGTCTCGACCTATCTCGAGGTCGCCGGGCGGCGCGGCATCACGCCCGATCTCGCCCGGACGCTGGTGCGCACCAACAACACGGTGATCGGCGCGCTCGCGGTGCGCCGCGGCGAGGCGGACGCCCTGATCTGCGGGCTGGAGGGCCGGTTCGAGACGCGGCTGCGCGTCATCCGCGACATCATCGGGCTCTCGCCGGATTCGCTCGATTTCGCCGGCATGAGCCTGATCGTGACGCAGAAGGGCGCCTTCTTCCTCGCCGACACCCATGTCCGCCAGGACCCGAGCGCGGAGGAGATCGCCGACGTCGCCATCGCCTGCGCGAGCCATGTCGGCCGCTTCGGCCTGACGCCGAAGATCGCGCTCTTGAGCCACTCCGATTTCGGCCAGTCGGATTCGGCCTCGGCGAAGAAGATGCGCAAGGCCCTGGAACTGATCCAGGCCCGCGCCCCGCAGCTCCAGGCCGACGGCGAGATGCAGGCGGATTCGGCGCTGTCCGAACTCGTGCGCGACCGGGTGCTGCCGGGCTCGAACTGGAAGGGCGCGGCCAACATCCTCGTCTTCCCGAACCTCGACGCGGCCAACATCGCTTTCCAGTTCGCCAAGGTGCTGGCCGACGCGCTGCCGGTCGGCCCGCTGCTGATCGGCCCGGCCAAGCCCGCCCACATCCTGACGCCGTCGGTCACCGCCCGCGGCATCGTCAACGTCACCGCTGCGGCGGTCGTCGAGGCGCAGGCCGGGACGACACAGGAGACCGTGCCGGAGGCCGAGCCCGGCGCGGGATCGCTCTCGGAATAGCCTTTCACGACGTGGAGCCCGCCCCTGCTCCGAGAAGGGAGTTGGGCTCCAAGCTTGGCGGTCATTTTGCATTCAGAGCCACGCGTTGAACGCCCGTGGAGTCTGCAATGTGCCGTGGTGACGATCCGACCTGTACCGCCTTTGCCGAGCATCGCCTGCGCTATCGGCGCGACATGGAGCCGGAGCGGCGGGCCTTCCTGAAGAGCGGCTTCGTCGCCGGCGGCGGCGCGGCGGCGCTCGCCGCGGGCGGCCTGTCCCTGGTGAGCCCGGCGCTGGCCCGGACCGGTGCGAGCCGGCTGAAGCAGACGGCGCACTACCACCTGCCGGCCCATGCCGAGACCGTGCACTGGGGCTACTTCTCGAAGACCCTCAAGCCCCAGGTCGAGATCGCCTCGGGCGACTTCGTGACCATCGAGACCCTGACGCACCACGCCAACGACGACGCCGAGCGCATGGTGACCGGCGATCCGGGCGCCGAGAGCGTTTTTTTGTGGACCAAGGAGCGGAAGGGCGTTCCCCGGCGCGGCGCGGGTCCGGAGGATTCCAAGCTCGGGCCCGGCGGCGGGCTCGGCGTCCATATCTGCACCGGGCCGGTGGCGGTCCGCGGGGCGGAGCCCGGCGACGTGCTGGAGGTGCGCATCCTCGACGTGGCGCCGCGCCCCTCGGCCAACCCGAAGTTCAAGGGCCTGACCTTCGGCAGCAACGCGGCGGCGTGGTGGGGCTACCACTACAACGACATGCTGGAGGGACGTAAGCGCGAGGTCGTCACGATCTACGAGGTCGATGCGAGCGGCGAGCGCGACTGGGCCAAGGCCGTCTACAGCTTCCCCTGGCC is from Methylorubrum populi and encodes:
- a CDS encoding methyl-accepting chemotaxis protein, which translates into the protein MLRFDIPRKLYALVALAALSLLAICTVALNYQYDAMYAQRVNRLSLMTESALNLIDRYHRLAQAGEMTEAAARAAAYADVTAMQHGRDGYFFVYDRAVTVVAHADKALLGRDFSALKDTTGFGFIADVLPRAVRDGVASVVYTWKRTPDAEATAKLAVFRFHAPWGLYVATGVHIDDLKATLWEQIRRLGMIALGILLVLGAISWAIIRSIVRPMNALRATMGRLAQGRTEIDLPETQRHDEVGAMARAVAVFRDNAIERERLQGAQDADQALKMQRAERLNSLIQGFEGTITGIVTTIGGAAAQLQSTAQGLAGTANQTSSQSTAVATAAEEATANVNTVAAAAEELGTSVQEIGRQVDGSAALARTAVEEADQTGLLVHELSEAAARIGDVVALISQIAGQTNLLALNATIEAARAGEAGRGFAVVAAEVKELASQTARATDEISGQIARIQRSTGAAVGAIGGIAGRIREISGVSTSIAAAVEEQSAATQEIVRNVAQAATGTGEVTSNITGVARASEETGTAASQVLGAASELSRQSEHLRAEVGRFLTTVQAA
- a CDS encoding lysylphosphatidylglycerol synthase domain-containing protein produces the protein MKKVSEIIWGLIGLAAVAVSCYLLWGELKTLSWASIEAAFAAIPLHHFLLAAVSTLIAYAALAWYDRIALLHLGVRHISWPFVSLCSFTTYALSHNIGASVFSGALVRYRAYTSKGLSAAQVAVLVALCSFTFGLGTILLGGFVLVYDPGLLARLDNLLPAALTNPATSRLVGFGLLAFVALYVIGSVLRFRPLTIRNFKIEYPRPGIMVRQLIAAPLELLGAAGIIYFALPDALNPGFIAVLGIFLASFSVALASHAPGGLGVFELVFFTAMQLQTDAEKAPVLAAVLIFRLFYLLIPFAVAIVVVLLFERSRLSSALTKGPGPVPPEPPLVAPGLDSHVIEERLEKKAV
- a CDS encoding type II toxin-antitoxin system YhaV family toxin, with protein sequence MLVVDGWTIFAHPLLLDQLEKLTAVVEKARVKDPVGYGSAANAKLLAALRKLIFETVPGHPARPEYRQGSTLGEARKHWFRAKFGNGRFRLFFRYDGRAKVLVFAWVNDETTLRTYGSKTDAYRVFRGMLDDGNPPDD
- a CDS encoding type II toxin-antitoxin system PrlF family antitoxin encodes the protein MTARLGERSKITAKGQTTIPKSVRQALGVSYGGEIAYLVDERGVSLVRVEEEADPVIAHFLDFLASDMQRNPRESIVAFPASLVERMTALASGIEVDPNEAIDGPVAL
- the fliJ gene encoding flagellar export protein FliJ, whose amino-acid sequence is MKSRDTLIRLRRFQVDEKRRRVAQIEMMMADFNRMAAELDREVAQEEARAGISDPGHFAYPTYARAATGRRDNMRQSAAALEGQLAEAKAELGEAFEELKKVEILEDRERSAERAAEAAREQAEMDAIGLRARA
- the fliI gene encoding flagellar protein export ATPase FliI, with product MTQEPGSGGLAAALATLSTVETLETFGRVTAIRGLLVEVAGPIAAMRLGGRIDVVVEARGGPASATVPCEVIGFAGDRALAMPFGSLEGVRRGCPALVRDEAAGAIRPSAAWLGRTVDALGRPIDGLGPLVQGPAIYPLRADPPPAHGRKRVGPPLDLGVRCINTFLTMCRGQRMGIFAGSGVGKSVLLSMLARYTAADVAVIGLVGERGREVQEFLQDDLGAAGLARSVVVVATSDEPVLMRRNAAYVTLAVAEYFRDQGAQVLCMIDSITRFAMAQRDIGLAGGEPPTAKGYTPTVFSELPRLLERAGPGTGKGAISGLFTVLVEGDDHNEPVADAVRGILDGHIVMERRIAEAGRYPAINVLRSVSRTMPRACDPGHLPTVRRARKVLATYADMEELIRLGAYRAGSSPEVDEAVALMPDLTAFLGQGKEEATSIGEGYARLAAIVGGG
- a CDS encoding response regulator transcription factor; amino-acid sequence: MRVLLIEDDSATAQSIELMLKSENFNTYTTDLGEEGVDLGKLYDYDIILLDLNLPDMSGYEVLRSLRVAKVKTPILILSGMAGIEDKVKGLGFGADDYLTKPFHKDELVARIHAIVRRSKGHAQSVITTGDLIVNLDQKTVEVAGSRVHLTGKEYQMLELLSLRKGTTLTKEMFLNHLYGGMDEPELKIIDVFICKLRKKLANASEGKNYIETVWGRGYVLREPVEGEDRMAV
- a CDS encoding DUF3297 family protein, with the protein product MSDTLPDRLSVNPNSPFYDEAVLARGVGVRFKGVEKTNVEEYCVSEGWVRLSAGKTLDRTGNPMTVKLKGAVEPYFREETA
- a CDS encoding Arc family DNA-binding protein, with the translated sequence MPSITIRNVPDAVHRALRIRAAQHGRSTEAEIRAILEQAAKPEGRMKLGSLLTAIAREAGGLTEAESDQFDRLRDRTPPEPMRFE
- a CDS encoding CatB-related O-acetyltransferase, yielding MQRLRRGRNPHNETRRHLEKLVRRWKFSIGAYSYGRPKVRFPESGSRLTIGRYCSIADKVEILLGGDHRLDWVSTYPFAAMAGLWPGADAPQDYHASRGDVSIGHDVWLGSGCMILSGVTVGHGAVVAARAVVTRDVPPYAVVAGNPARIVHRRFDEATTAALVETAWWDFSHETVTRWVPLLQSGRAEELIAAVRAAKDVSDD